One Bremerella sp. JC817 genomic window carries:
- a CDS encoding lactate racemase domain-containing protein, producing MPWISETAKEIKKPEMLAILDRAIEEARKRICGTPKRVLLLPPDITRMHSGSGWITEYFWQQLKDEAEIHVIPTLGQHEPHTPEQNKQMFGEIPNEIIHPHDWRDGCVKVGEISAEFVKEISDGAADWAIPIWLNKMLMEEKWDLIINIGHVVPHEVLGFANHNKNYFIGLAGKDLICTSHMMAASCGIENNLGNLITPVRAVFNKAEDEMLGDLPDFYVQVVLARNEAGELVHTGVHIGDDLETYLNAAKQSRAENITVFDKPIQKIVCVMQGDEFFSTWVANKSVYRTRMALADGGELLVIAPGLKRFGEQPDVDALIRKYGYQPTPKILELYKENEDMQDLAHGTAHLMHGTSEDRFTIRYAPGHLTKEEVEQVNFAYADYEETLKRYPIDTMKEGFNTMPDGEEIFFIATPSAGLWSTKDKLYNRKSGFAKDEA from the coding sequence ATGCCTTGGATTTCCGAGACCGCAAAAGAAATCAAAAAGCCAGAGATGCTTGCCATCCTTGACCGAGCGATTGAAGAGGCTCGGAAACGAATTTGTGGCACCCCCAAACGCGTCTTGCTGCTTCCTCCCGACATCACTCGTATGCACTCCGGTTCCGGCTGGATCACCGAGTACTTCTGGCAGCAACTGAAGGACGAAGCCGAGATCCACGTGATCCCAACGCTTGGTCAGCACGAACCCCATACCCCCGAACAGAACAAGCAGATGTTCGGCGAGATCCCCAACGAAATCATTCACCCGCACGACTGGCGCGATGGCTGCGTGAAGGTGGGCGAGATCTCGGCCGAGTTCGTCAAGGAAATCAGCGACGGCGCCGCCGACTGGGCCATTCCGATCTGGCTCAACAAGATGCTGATGGAAGAAAAGTGGGACCTGATCATCAACATCGGTCACGTCGTTCCACACGAAGTGCTTGGTTTCGCCAACCACAACAAGAACTACTTCATCGGCCTGGCCGGTAAAGACCTGATCTGCACCAGCCACATGATGGCCGCCAGTTGCGGGATCGAAAACAACCTCGGCAACCTGATCACGCCGGTTCGTGCCGTCTTCAATAAGGCGGAAGACGAGATGCTCGGCGACCTGCCAGACTTCTACGTTCAGGTCGTTCTGGCTCGGAACGAAGCAGGCGAACTGGTTCATACCGGCGTCCACATCGGCGACGATCTGGAAACCTATTTGAATGCCGCCAAGCAGTCGCGTGCGGAAAACATCACCGTCTTCGACAAGCCGATCCAGAAGATCGTCTGCGTGATGCAGGGGGACGAGTTCTTCAGCACCTGGGTCGCCAACAAGAGCGTCTATCGTACGCGCATGGCTTTGGCCGACGGCGGCGAACTGCTGGTGATCGCCCCAGGCCTGAAGCGTTTCGGCGAGCAGCCAGACGTCGACGCACTGATCCGTAAGTATGGCTATCAGCCAACGCCCAAGATTCTGGAGCTTTACAAGGAGAACGAAGACATGCAGGACCTGGCCCACGGCACGGCTCACTTGATGCATGGTACTTCGGAAGATCGCTTCACCATTCGTTATGCCCCTGGTCACTTGACCAAGGAAGAAGTCGAACAGGTCAATTTCGCTTACGCCGACTACGAAGAAACACTGAAGCGTTACCCGATCGATACCATGAAGGAAGGCTTCAACACGATGCCCGACGGCGAAGAGATCTTCTTCATCGCGACGCCATCGGCAGGTCTCTGGAGCACCAAAGACAAGCTGTACAATCGCAAGTCAGGCTTCGCCAAAGACGAAGCCTAG
- a CDS encoding SPFH domain-containing protein, with product MQTVSMLAQGEGMFSFFGTTMGIISIIAILAVMGFVTFLMILKSQYKRCPSNRVLVVYGRTGGGKSAQTVHGGAKFVIPLIQDYAYLSLEPIQIEIPLRGALSSENIRVNVPSCFTVAIGTTPGVMDNAAVRLLGLTTNEIRKQAEELIFGQLRQVIASMRIEEINRDRDTFLEHIQRSLEPELNKIGLCLINVNITDITDESGYIDAIGQKAASLAIQQARGDVAENEKMGEIRVAQAQREREVEVANATKARMIGTREAEREQAIRIAELDKEQTVGERAAEYEREAQVKHAEREKRIRIADADAAAIIGERNAEFEREAAVKDAERQKRIKIAEADASAIEGENHSEAKVAASKAELAVKRAEAYELGEIRRKEAEGAVKEAENRALAKAAIAEAERVEAEKRALLEAPAKAEKAKIEVDSAAEAARRRILAEAEADAIFAKLEAEARGEYEKLAKKGAGLKAIVEACGGSKEAFQLMLLEHLDNLAESSAKAISNIKFDKVVVWEGGNQNGRSNTADWLSGMAKTLPPMMQVMKDIGGIELPEALIRYAEDPESLANGKSSPTETEPSAN from the coding sequence ATGCAAACCGTATCAATGCTTGCCCAAGGCGAAGGAATGTTCAGTTTCTTCGGCACGACCATGGGGATCATCTCGATCATTGCCATTCTGGCGGTGATGGGTTTCGTCACGTTTCTGATGATCTTGAAGAGCCAGTACAAGCGTTGCCCGAGCAACCGTGTGCTGGTTGTTTATGGTCGCACCGGCGGTGGCAAGTCGGCTCAAACGGTGCATGGTGGTGCGAAGTTTGTGATCCCGCTGATCCAGGACTACGCCTACCTGAGCCTGGAACCGATTCAAATTGAAATCCCGCTGCGTGGTGCCCTGTCGTCGGAAAACATCCGCGTCAATGTGCCCAGCTGCTTCACGGTCGCCATCGGTACCACCCCCGGCGTCATGGATAACGCCGCCGTCCGTCTGCTCGGTTTGACCACCAACGAAATTCGCAAGCAGGCAGAAGAACTGATCTTCGGCCAACTGCGTCAGGTGATCGCCTCGATGCGGATCGAAGAAATCAACCGCGACCGCGATACGTTCCTGGAACACATCCAACGCAGCTTGGAACCTGAACTCAACAAGATCGGCCTCTGCCTGATCAACGTGAACATCACCGACATCACCGACGAGTCGGGCTACATCGACGCCATCGGCCAGAAGGCTGCCTCGCTCGCCATTCAACAGGCCCGTGGTGACGTTGCCGAAAACGAAAAGATGGGTGAAATTCGCGTCGCTCAAGCCCAGCGCGAACGAGAAGTGGAAGTCGCCAACGCGACCAAGGCCCGAATGATTGGCACGCGTGAAGCGGAACGAGAACAAGCGATCCGCATCGCCGAACTCGACAAAGAACAAACCGTCGGTGAACGCGCCGCCGAGTACGAACGAGAAGCCCAGGTCAAACACGCGGAGCGTGAAAAGCGTATTCGTATCGCCGATGCCGATGCCGCGGCCATCATTGGTGAACGTAACGCCGAGTTCGAGCGGGAAGCTGCGGTCAAAGACGCCGAACGTCAAAAGCGTATCAAGATCGCCGAAGCGGATGCCTCGGCCATCGAAGGGGAAAACCACTCGGAAGCCAAAGTCGCTGCCTCGAAGGCCGAACTGGCCGTCAAACGTGCCGAAGCGTACGAGCTGGGTGAAATCCGCCGTAAGGAAGCCGAAGGTGCGGTGAAAGAAGCCGAGAACCGTGCGTTGGCGAAGGCAGCCATTGCCGAAGCCGAACGTGTGGAAGCGGAAAAGCGTGCCTTGCTCGAAGCACCGGCTAAAGCCGAAAAGGCCAAGATCGAAGTCGATTCGGCCGCCGAAGCTGCCCGTCGCCGTATCCTGGCGGAAGCTGAAGCCGACGCCATCTTCGCCAAGTTGGAAGCGGAAGCTCGCGGTGAATACGAAAAGCTCGCCAAGAAGGGTGCCGGTTTGAAGGCAATCGTCGAAGCTTGCGGTGGCAGCAAAGAAGCGTTCCAACTCATGCTGCTGGAACACCTCGACAACCTGGCCGAATCGAGTGCCAAGGCAATCTCGAACATCAAGTTCGACAAGGTCGTCGTCTGGGAAGGTGGCAATCAGAATGGCCGCTCGAACACCGCTGACTGGCTCAGCGGCATGGCCAAGACGCTGCCTCCGATGATGCAAGTCATGAAAGACATCGGTGGCATCGAACTGCCGGAAGCGTTGATTCGCTATGCGGAAGATCCCGAATCGCTCGCCAACGGCAAGAGCAGCCCAACCGAAACGGAACCTTCGGCCAACTAA
- a CDS encoding type II secretion system F family protein, which yields MLFSPRISTDNLVRFCRRIGNQFQAGVDVRRIFQREGERASGTQRRMMLDILELINEGTALPDAIDCTGKYFPKLFRQMVRLGDETGKLGTVFLEMADQYEQQVTMRRTFVKGVTWPLLQLIVAILIVGALILVLGFLPKVNGKPIDVLGLGLIGMEGLAIYFSVIGMFIFFILWTYILWTRGNLSFLQLDRVAMSIPVLGSPIRTLCLQRMSWAMAITIGGGMEIRRAMRLSLEATHSRYYMRFADQVDRELLAGEEIHDILRRTGSFPVDFLDVVETGEISGMLAESMDKLASLYQEKAKAALHTLTVLGGMLVGLIVSGLIIMVIFRLFGFYIGQINDVLENPLGDPRR from the coding sequence ATGCTCTTTTCGCCTCGCATCAGCACGGACAACCTGGTTCGATTTTGTCGCCGGATTGGCAATCAATTCCAGGCCGGCGTCGACGTGCGACGCATCTTCCAGCGCGAAGGAGAACGAGCCAGCGGTACGCAGCGACGCATGATGCTCGACATCCTGGAACTGATCAACGAAGGCACCGCTCTGCCAGACGCGATCGACTGCACCGGGAAATACTTCCCAAAGCTATTCCGCCAGATGGTTCGCCTGGGTGACGAAACGGGCAAGCTTGGAACGGTCTTCCTGGAAATGGCCGATCAGTACGAACAACAAGTCACCATGCGACGGACATTCGTCAAAGGGGTGACGTGGCCTCTACTGCAATTGATTGTCGCCATCTTGATTGTGGGGGCATTAATTCTGGTGCTCGGTTTTCTGCCGAAGGTCAATGGCAAACCGATCGATGTACTGGGTCTCGGGCTGATCGGGATGGAAGGCCTGGCGATCTATTTCTCGGTCATCGGGATGTTCATCTTCTTCATCTTATGGACCTACATATTGTGGACTCGTGGCAATTTGAGCTTCCTGCAGCTTGATCGAGTCGCGATGAGTATCCCGGTCCTCGGCAGCCCGATCCGGACGTTGTGTCTGCAGCGGATGTCGTGGGCGATGGCGATCACGATCGGTGGCGGCATGGAGATTCGCCGGGCGATGCGGCTTTCGCTGGAAGCGACCCATAGTCGGTATTACATGCGATTCGCCGATCAGGTTGATCGAGAACTGTTGGCGGGGGAAGAGATTCACGACATCCTTCGCCGTACCGGAAGCTTTCCGGTCGACTTTCTCGATGTCGTCGAAACGGGCGAGATCTCAGGCATGTTGGCCGAATCGATGGACAAGCTGGCGTCGCTCTATCAAGAGAAAGCGAAGGCTGCCCTGCATACGCTGACAGTTTTGGGCGGGATGCTAGTGGGGCTGATCGTTTCCGGGTTGATCATCATGGTGATCTTCCGCCTCTTCGGCTTCTATATTGGCCAGATCAACGACGTGCTCGAGAACCCGCTGGGCGATCCTCGTCGTTAG
- a CDS encoding prephenate dehydrogenase/arogenate dehydrogenase family protein, producing the protein MPEFQQIAIFGVGLIGGSIGLAARKHNVAAKVVGIGRSQEKLSRAQRLGCITEGTTDWQAGIRGADLVVVCSPVESIVPMIEQMVPFCQPGTIITDAGSTKQEIVDTLHSSESIRGRKDVYFVGSHPMAGSDKSGAEHAVANLFQDRVTIVTPVAETDRTAQATVRKFWESLGSTVMEMSPAQHDASVAVTSHMPHVIAALLAASTPESMLPLTSTGWGDTTRIAAGDIDLWRQILTTNRGHVLQSLANFEKLLTAFRASLEAGQDEHWIKLLKQGKHHRDIVGS; encoded by the coding sequence ATGCCTGAATTCCAACAAATCGCGATTTTCGGCGTTGGGCTGATTGGTGGCTCGATTGGCTTAGCCGCGCGAAAACATAACGTCGCTGCCAAAGTCGTCGGGATTGGTCGTAGCCAAGAGAAGCTCTCGCGGGCCCAACGGCTCGGCTGCATCACCGAGGGAACGACCGACTGGCAAGCAGGCATTCGTGGAGCCGACCTGGTGGTGGTCTGCTCTCCCGTCGAATCGATCGTTCCGATGATCGAACAGATGGTCCCCTTCTGCCAGCCTGGCACCATCATTACCGATGCCGGCAGCACCAAGCAGGAGATTGTCGACACCCTCCATTCGAGCGAGTCGATTCGAGGCCGGAAAGATGTTTACTTCGTCGGCAGCCACCCCATGGCCGGCAGTGACAAAAGCGGGGCGGAACATGCCGTGGCCAATCTGTTTCAAGATCGGGTCACAATTGTTACGCCAGTCGCTGAAACCGATCGAACCGCCCAGGCGACTGTCCGCAAATTTTGGGAATCTCTCGGTTCGACCGTCATGGAAATGAGCCCGGCCCAGCACGATGCTTCGGTCGCGGTTACGAGCCACATGCCCCACGTTATTGCCGCATTGCTGGCGGCATCGACCCCAGAATCGATGCTTCCGCTAACAAGTACCGGTTGGGGCGATACCACGCGAATTGCCGCTGGCGACATCGATTTGTGGCGTCAGATCCTCACCACCAATCGGGGCCACGTCTTGCAGTCGCTAGCGAACTTTGAGAAATTGCTGACTGCCTTCCGGGCATCGCTGGAAGCGGGTCAGGACGAGCACTGGATCAAGCTCTTAAAACAGGGAAAGCACCACCGTGACATTGTGGGAAGTTGA
- the purL gene encoding phosphoribosylformylglycinamidine synthase subunit PurL: protein MTLWEVDIYPASGHVDRLAAAIVADAEDLQIATHLEIATAHGFLVQADFDADHIKLLADQLLVDNVVERGVVAQAGEAILAEAPAKNYDRLIHVMPKSGVMDPVAQSTQAAIADFGKPAEAVRTFRKYWIGGLDDAQTERLVTKLLANDSVEQVIQGPIDLDRLSFGKSQPFELKTVGIRALDDAGLERLSKEGQLYLTLVEMQTIQNYFQELGRDPTDIELETVAQTWSEHCSHKTLAGKIAYKDEKQELRFDNMLKETIFAATQQIRKTLGEEDWCVSVFKDNAGIVKFNDEYNICFKVETHNHPSALEPYGGANTGIGGVIRDPMGTGMGAKPICNTDVFCFAPPETDPGSLPQGVLHPRRVMKGVVSGVRDYGNRMGIPTVNGAVYFDQRYLGNPLVYCGNVGLIPVDMSFKEVKANDLIVAVGGRTGRDGIHGATFSSAELTSESESLSGGAVQIGNAITEKMVLDVLLEARDRKLYNAVTDCGAGGFSSAVGEMGEELGAEVWLEKAPLKYEGLSYTEIWISEAQERMVLAVPEDKWPELEALFASEGSEAVVLGKFVPTGNLTLTYNGNKVGEIDMRFLHDGRPPIVRDAVYTPPTLAPLEINSEAVDSVGDDLRKILSSLNVASKEWIIRQYDHEVQGGSVIKPLVGVKNDGPSDAAVVRPVLNSRKGIVLSCGMNPHFGDFDTYDMAASAIDEAIRNCVAVGADPSRVAILDNFCWGYTDRPETLGSLVRAALACRDLAVALGTPFISGKDSLNNEFSYFDDHGDKKTIAIPPTLLISAMGQVDDVSTCVTMDLKSPGNRLYMVGLTKDEMGGSHWSLVNCKSGGQVPQVDTDLAKTVFNGIHAAIQAGTVRACHDLSEGGLAIALAEMAFAGGVGASVSIDKIPHQLDNPTAITLLYSESNTRFVCEVPESSAAEFEAALAGAPFAHIGQVAEHKELVVQQGELTLLDEPIELLKQAWQAPLNW, encoded by the coding sequence GTGACATTGTGGGAAGTTGATATCTATCCCGCTTCGGGACATGTGGATCGATTGGCTGCCGCCATCGTTGCCGACGCCGAAGACCTGCAAATTGCCACCCACCTCGAAATTGCCACGGCCCACGGATTTCTCGTCCAAGCCGATTTCGATGCGGATCACATCAAGCTGCTGGCGGACCAACTGCTGGTCGATAACGTCGTGGAACGGGGCGTCGTCGCCCAGGCCGGCGAGGCGATCCTGGCAGAAGCACCGGCGAAAAACTACGACCGACTGATTCATGTCATGCCCAAGTCTGGCGTGATGGATCCGGTCGCCCAAAGTACCCAGGCCGCAATCGCCGACTTTGGAAAACCAGCCGAAGCGGTTCGCACATTCCGTAAGTACTGGATTGGCGGTCTCGACGATGCCCAGACCGAGCGTCTGGTCACCAAGCTTTTGGCGAACGATTCGGTCGAACAGGTCATCCAAGGCCCGATCGATCTCGATCGCCTCTCGTTTGGCAAGTCGCAGCCGTTCGAGCTGAAGACGGTCGGTATCCGTGCTTTGGACGATGCTGGGCTGGAACGCCTGAGCAAAGAAGGCCAGCTTTACCTGACCCTGGTCGAAATGCAGACCATTCAGAACTACTTCCAGGAACTGGGCCGCGATCCCACCGACATCGAGTTGGAAACGGTCGCTCAGACCTGGAGCGAACACTGCAGCCACAAAACACTGGCTGGCAAGATCGCCTATAAAGACGAAAAGCAAGAGCTTCGTTTCGACAACATGTTGAAGGAAACGATCTTCGCCGCCACGCAGCAGATCCGCAAAACGCTGGGCGAAGAAGACTGGTGCGTCAGCGTCTTCAAAGACAACGCCGGTATCGTCAAGTTTAACGACGAATACAACATCTGCTTCAAGGTCGAAACGCACAACCATCCAAGTGCCCTCGAACCTTACGGTGGTGCCAACACCGGCATCGGCGGCGTGATCCGCGACCCGATGGGCACCGGCATGGGTGCCAAGCCGATCTGCAATACTGACGTCTTCTGCTTCGCACCACCAGAAACCGACCCCGGTAGCCTGCCGCAAGGCGTCCTGCATCCGCGTCGCGTGATGAAGGGTGTTGTGAGCGGCGTCCGCGATTACGGCAACCGTATGGGGATCCCCACGGTTAATGGTGCCGTTTACTTCGATCAACGTTACCTGGGTAACCCGCTGGTTTACTGCGGCAACGTCGGTCTGATTCCGGTCGATATGTCGTTCAAAGAAGTTAAAGCGAACGACCTGATCGTCGCTGTTGGTGGACGTACCGGTCGCGATGGTATCCATGGTGCCACGTTCAGTTCGGCCGAGCTGACCAGCGAAAGCGAATCGCTCAGCGGTGGTGCCGTCCAGATCGGTAACGCGATCACTGAAAAGATGGTTCTCGACGTCCTGCTCGAAGCTCGCGACCGCAAGCTGTACAACGCGGTCACCGACTGCGGTGCCGGTGGTTTCTCGAGTGCCGTCGGCGAAATGGGTGAAGAACTGGGTGCGGAAGTGTGGCTCGAAAAGGCTCCGCTGAAGTACGAAGGTTTGTCCTATACGGAAATCTGGATCAGCGAAGCTCAGGAACGTATGGTCCTGGCCGTGCCAGAAGACAAATGGCCAGAGTTGGAAGCCCTCTTCGCGTCGGAAGGTAGCGAGGCGGTCGTGCTCGGCAAGTTCGTCCCGACTGGCAACCTGACGCTGACTTACAATGGCAATAAGGTTGGTGAGATCGACATGCGATTCCTGCATGACGGTCGCCCACCGATCGTTCGCGACGCCGTTTACACTCCGCCGACCCTGGCTCCCCTGGAAATCAATTCCGAAGCGGTCGACTCGGTGGGTGACGATCTGCGAAAGATCCTCAGTTCGCTCAATGTCGCCAGCAAGGAATGGATCATCCGCCAATACGACCACGAGGTCCAAGGTGGCAGCGTAATCAAGCCACTGGTCGGCGTGAAGAACGATGGCCCGAGCGACGCCGCCGTCGTTCGCCCAGTGCTCAACAGCCGTAAGGGTATCGTCCTGTCGTGCGGCATGAACCCGCATTTCGGTGACTTTGATACTTACGACATGGCTGCCAGCGCCATCGACGAAGCGATCCGCAACTGCGTGGCCGTGGGTGCCGATCCATCGCGGGTCGCCATTCTCGACAACTTCTGCTGGGGCTATACCGATCGTCCAGAAACGCTGGGCAGCCTGGTGCGTGCCGCCCTGGCCTGTCGCGATCTGGCGGTTGCTCTCGGAACGCCATTCATCAGCGGTAAAGACAGCCTCAACAACGAATTCAGCTACTTCGACGACCATGGCGATAAGAAAACGATCGCCATTCCGCCGACCTTGCTGATCAGTGCCATGGGGCAAGTCGACGACGTTTCGACCTGCGTGACGATGGACCTCAAGTCGCCGGGCAACCGGTTGTACATGGTCGGTCTGACCAAGGATGAAATGGGGGGATCGCACTGGTCGCTGGTCAACTGCAAGTCGGGTGGCCAGGTTCCGCAGGTCGACACCGATCTGGCGAAGACGGTCTTCAACGGTATTCACGCCGCGATCCAGGCCGGTACCGTTCGGGCATGTCACGACTTGTCGGAAGGTGGCCTGGCGATCGCTCTGGCGGAAATGGCTTTTGCTGGTGGCGTCGGTGCGAGCGTGTCGATCGATAAGATCCCACACCAACTCGACAATCCAACGGCGATCACGCTGCTTTACAGCGAATCGAATACCCGCTTCGTCTGTGAAGTACCGGAATCGTCGGCCGCTGAGTTTGAAGCCGCCCTGGCCGGTGCTCCATTCGCCCACATCGGTCAAGTCGCCGAGCACAAGGAACTGGTCGTCCAACAAGGCGAACTGACGTTGCTCGACGAGCCGATCGAATTGTTGAAACAGGCTTGGCAAGCTCCCCTGAATTGGTAA
- the purQ gene encoding phosphoribosylformylglycinamidine synthase I — MAQPKALLIRSPGTNCDLETAYAFEQSGAVADRIHLNRILEKPEILNDYQILALSGGFSYGDDISAGRIVGSLFRHHLMDAVKQFHDDGKLILGICNGFQILIKTGLLLADDERGLPASTLAWNDCQMFQDRWVNLKTSGSKCVFLKDIDQMYLPVAHAEGRFMARDEATLDALEAGQQLCLTYTADRDGEDSVSFPDNPNGAQRHVAGVCDETGRIFGLMPHPERYIDRTHHPRWTRGEGNSPGDGLKLFQNAVEYFA, encoded by the coding sequence ATGGCTCAGCCTAAAGCCTTGTTGATTCGCTCTCCCGGTACCAACTGCGACCTCGAAACGGCCTACGCCTTCGAGCAGTCGGGAGCCGTGGCCGATCGTATTCACCTCAATCGCATCCTCGAAAAGCCTGAGATCCTGAACGACTACCAGATCCTGGCGTTGTCAGGCGGGTTCAGCTATGGCGACGACATCTCGGCCGGCCGGATTGTCGGCAGCCTGTTTCGTCACCACTTGATGGATGCCGTCAAGCAATTCCACGACGACGGCAAGCTGATTCTGGGGATCTGCAACGGTTTCCAGATCCTGATCAAAACCGGTTTGCTTCTAGCCGACGACGAACGTGGCTTGCCTGCCAGTACGTTGGCCTGGAACGACTGCCAGATGTTCCAGGATCGCTGGGTGAACCTGAAGACCTCCGGCAGCAAGTGTGTCTTCCTGAAGGACATCGATCAGATGTACCTCCCGGTGGCTCACGCCGAAGGACGCTTCATGGCTCGCGACGAAGCGACCTTGGACGCCCTGGAAGCTGGTCAGCAGCTTTGCTTGACTTATACCGCAGATCGCGATGGGGAAGATTCGGTCTCGTTCCCCGACAATCCGAACGGTGCCCAGCGTCATGTTGCTGGCGTCTGCGACGAGACGGGTCGAATCTTCGGTCTGATGCCGCATCCTGAACGCTACATCGATCGCACGCATCATCCGCGTTGGACTCGCGGTGAAGGCAACAGCCCTGGCGACGGATTGAAGTTGTTTCAGAATGCGGTCGAGTACTTCGCCTAG
- a CDS encoding ABC transporter permease produces MLKNIVLFLLIFAIFGVTAANAPTFASGYNLDIMARWTGLYGIMAIGAAFVIIAGGIDLSMGSMVALVGVQFGILINDQNMDPYLAMVIVLVGAMLIGLGYGLLITKLKLQPFVVTLCGLLVLRSLARFLAQDNKISNFVRPEGGTDIAYLTNWHIPYLGIPLPLVMLAVIAIVSSLVLNKTTFGRYLKALGNNEQAARFSGINTDWITISAYMICALMAGISAILFAIDLNSVGPNEAGTFYELYAIAAAVLGGCSLRGGTGSILGVVLGTAILRELYQAIETLEFSELEGTVIGVVILVGVIADEIIRRVVDARRRKREANASSEIAASG; encoded by the coding sequence ATGCTCAAGAATATCGTTCTTTTCCTGTTGATCTTCGCCATCTTCGGCGTGACGGCCGCCAACGCTCCGACCTTCGCCAGCGGCTACAACCTCGACATCATGGCGCGGTGGACCGGTCTGTATGGCATCATGGCGATCGGCGCTGCATTCGTGATCATTGCCGGCGGCATCGACCTGTCGATGGGCTCGATGGTCGCCCTGGTTGGCGTGCAGTTCGGCATTCTGATCAACGATCAAAACATGGATCCGTACCTGGCCATGGTGATCGTTTTGGTCGGTGCCATGTTGATCGGTTTAGGCTACGGGCTACTGATCACCAAGCTGAAACTGCAGCCGTTCGTGGTCACGCTTTGCGGTTTGCTGGTCTTGCGGAGCCTCGCTCGCTTTCTCGCCCAGGACAACAAGATCTCGAACTTCGTCCGGCCAGAAGGAGGAACCGACATCGCGTATCTCACCAACTGGCACATTCCTTACCTCGGCATTCCTTTGCCCCTGGTGATGCTGGCGGTGATCGCGATTGTGTCGTCTTTGGTGCTGAACAAGACGACGTTCGGCCGCTATTTGAAAGCCCTGGGGAACAACGAACAAGCGGCCCGGTTCAGCGGGATCAACACCGACTGGATCACGATCTCGGCCTACATGATCTGTGCGTTGATGGCAGGGATCTCGGCGATCTTGTTCGCGATCGACCTCAACAGTGTCGGCCCGAACGAAGCTGGGACGTTCTACGAACTGTATGCCATCGCCGCGGCAGTGCTGGGTGGTTGTAGTCTGCGTGGCGGTACTGGATCGATTCTCGGCGTGGTGCTGGGAACCGCGATCTTGCGAGAGCTTTACCAGGCGATCGAAACGTTGGAGTTCTCGGAACTGGAAGGTACCGTGATCGGCGTGGTGATCCTGGTCGGGGTGATCGCCGACGAGATCATCCGCCGCGTGGTCGATGCCCGGCGGCGGAAACGCGAAGCGAATGCTTCGAGTGAGATAGCGGCCAGCGGCTAG